A window of the Streptomyces griseochromogenes genome harbors these coding sequences:
- a CDS encoding pyridoxal phosphate-dependent aminotransferase, translated as MLQGGGSREDLLALAAESGHRPLDLSLGVPADPAPAAEPGAGTATSAAYPPSRGTEELRAAAAGYLQRRYGVTVPVDSVAACAGSKEFISTLPLFLRDASDATREGSRRDTVLIPSLGYPPYELGVRLAGLRPHRVPVDAEFRMRLDLLPPKVVARALFLWVNTPANPTGVVEPLAPVVAWGRAHGVPVVSDEAYAEATWCDEPRTALSDGLDGVLAVHSVSKRSNGPGLRLGFYAGDPRLVAQLVPRRRAAGLMASDVSQATGTRLFADDHHALAQRRRNAGRVTELVDELNANGVSCTAPEGGLFVWASAPGGDGTAFARAAAARTGIVLAPGVTYGPAGRGHVRIAAVHDRAVLAPRLALLDRLLLGPRTASDRPAAKPCANPTGLVQPR; from the coding sequence ATGCTCCAGGGCGGAGGGAGCCGCGAGGACCTGCTGGCCCTCGCGGCGGAGAGCGGCCACCGGCCGTTGGACCTGTCGCTCGGTGTGCCGGCCGATCCGGCACCGGCCGCCGAGCCCGGGGCGGGCACCGCCACGTCCGCGGCCTATCCCCCCAGCAGGGGCACCGAGGAGCTGCGGGCCGCGGCGGCGGGCTATCTGCAGCGCAGGTACGGGGTGACAGTGCCGGTCGACTCCGTGGCGGCCTGCGCGGGCTCCAAGGAGTTCATCTCGACCCTGCCGCTCTTCCTGCGCGATGCGTCGGATGCGACCCGCGAGGGCTCTCGCCGGGACACGGTGCTGATCCCTTCCCTCGGCTATCCGCCCTACGAGCTGGGCGTCCGCCTTGCCGGGCTGCGCCCCCACCGCGTCCCCGTCGACGCGGAGTTCCGGATGCGATTGGATCTGCTGCCGCCGAAGGTGGTGGCCCGAGCGCTGTTCCTGTGGGTCAACACTCCGGCCAATCCCACCGGAGTGGTGGAGCCGCTGGCACCTGTCGTCGCTTGGGGACGGGCCCATGGCGTGCCGGTGGTATCGGACGAAGCCTATGCCGAAGCGACCTGGTGCGACGAGCCGCGCACGGCGCTGTCCGACGGCCTGGACGGCGTGCTGGCCGTGCACAGCGTGTCCAAGCGGTCCAACGGACCTGGCCTGCGACTGGGCTTCTACGCCGGTGACCCCCGACTGGTGGCCCAGCTGGTCCCTCGTCGGCGGGCGGCCGGACTGATGGCGTCGGATGTCTCGCAGGCGACGGGAACCCGGCTCTTCGCCGACGATCACCACGCGCTCGCGCAGCGCCGACGCAACGCGGGGCGGGTCACCGAGCTGGTCGACGAGCTGAACGCGAACGGCGTTTCCTGTACGGCGCCCGAAGGCGGACTGTTCGTCTGGGCGAGCGCACCAGGCGGCGATGGAACGGCGTTCGCCCGTGCCGCCGCCGCCCGCACCGGAATCGTGCTGGCGCCCGGAGTGACGTACGGTCCGGCCGGCCGAGGCCATGTCAGGATCGCCGCCGTTCACGACCGTGCCGTCCTCGCACCGCGGCTCGCCTTGCTCGACCGACTTCTCCTCGGTCCGCGGACCGCCTCGGACCGACCAGCAGCCAAGCCCTGTGCGAACCCTACGGGACTCGTACAGCCACGATGA
- the lysA gene encoding diaminopimelate decarboxylase produces the protein MPASQAFERRLQPVLHAAARCFGTPFHIYDEQGIHETCTAFDEAFARTPYREYFAVKGLPNPRMLKILAGRGLGFDCSSVPELTLAAQAGAVGHDICFTSNNTSSDELLAALKLGALINIDDVAVFGKLEDLGQVPDTLCFRVQPSKAVDTGESYLGDVESAKFGIPVTQLVDVCARAQRRGVTSFGLHMMLGSGFLSTEPFLRTVDLLLEQAERLRAELGITVEFINLGGGLGIPYEPDQRRFDLAGLGSSITERLERWERQHGVRRPRVLFESGRFVTGPHGVLVTRVVNRMSKAREYVGVDAGMSALMRPAMYGAYHHITVPEGGDRPTEVVDVVGSLCENNDKFARRRELPAVAEGDLVVIHDTGAHALSMGFNYNGRLRPQELLLRTNGSVERIRRAEEERDYFATLDFPPLRMAPEDISAGAS, from the coding sequence ATGCCGGCAAGTCAGGCTTTCGAGCGGCGACTTCAACCAGTACTGCATGCGGCCGCGCGGTGCTTCGGAACCCCGTTCCACATCTACGACGAGCAGGGCATTCACGAGACCTGCACGGCTTTCGACGAGGCGTTCGCCCGCACTCCGTACCGGGAGTACTTCGCGGTCAAGGGGCTGCCCAATCCACGGATGCTGAAGATCCTCGCCGGCCGGGGGCTGGGCTTCGACTGCAGCTCCGTGCCCGAGCTCACTCTCGCCGCTCAGGCGGGGGCCGTGGGGCACGACATCTGCTTCACCTCGAACAACACCAGCAGCGACGAGCTCCTGGCGGCGCTGAAGCTGGGGGCGCTGATCAACATCGACGACGTCGCGGTCTTCGGCAAGCTGGAGGACCTCGGTCAGGTGCCCGACACCCTGTGCTTCAGGGTGCAGCCGAGCAAGGCCGTCGACACGGGCGAGTCGTATCTCGGCGACGTGGAGTCGGCCAAGTTCGGCATTCCGGTGACCCAGCTGGTGGACGTCTGCGCCCGAGCGCAGCGCCGCGGCGTGACCTCCTTCGGCCTGCACATGATGCTCGGCTCGGGTTTCCTGTCCACGGAGCCCTTCCTGCGGACGGTGGACCTGCTGTTGGAGCAGGCGGAACGGCTGCGTGCCGAGCTCGGCATCACCGTCGAGTTCATCAACCTCGGCGGCGGGCTGGGCATCCCCTACGAGCCGGACCAGCGGCGCTTCGACCTCGCCGGACTGGGCAGCTCCATAACCGAGCGGCTGGAGCGCTGGGAACGGCAGCACGGCGTGCGACGCCCCCGCGTCCTGTTCGAGAGCGGCCGCTTTGTCACCGGTCCGCACGGTGTCCTGGTCACCCGGGTGGTGAACCGGATGAGCAAGGCACGCGAGTACGTCGGCGTCGACGCCGGCATGAGCGCCCTGATGCGTCCGGCCATGTACGGCGCGTACCACCACATCACGGTGCCCGAGGGAGGCGACCGTCCCACCGAGGTCGTGGATGTCGTCGGCTCGTTGTGCGAGAACAACGACAAGTTCGCCAGACGACGGGAGCTGCCCGCGGTCGCCGAGGGCGACCTGGTGGTGATCCACGACACCGGCGCGCACGCTCTGTCGATGGGCTTCAACTACAACGGGCGGCTGCGCCCGCAGGAGCTGTTGCTGCGTACGAACGGCAGTGTCGAGCGGATCCGACGGGCGGAGGAGGAGCGGGACTATTTCGCCACGCTCGACTTTCCTCCGCTGCGCATGGCGCCCGAGGACATCTCGGCCGGCGCGTCGTGA
- a CDS encoding class I SAM-dependent methyltransferase, whose translation MNAEINGLREFYLDRGTGGQTLFQTWERGEARGDSVTPSTYSTRYRAWMHDKLVRAMKDAETDRLLSLGSGNAAVEQGIVQAGYRVLAVDAVQEAVDIAVAKGMEGLCADVMTWSPEGTWPVVYADGLLGHLYTESAGLSAVFERIHSWLADHGGRGTFLVSNDSPVNAEAVQAAPGVPGFSWLSGEYMRDQALAAGFSDAEVQVFDYERPLSGKRSRAVITANVAF comes from the coding sequence GTGAACGCAGAGATAAACGGGCTGCGCGAGTTCTACCTCGATCGCGGCACCGGCGGGCAGACCCTCTTCCAGACCTGGGAACGGGGCGAGGCCCGCGGGGACTCCGTCACTCCTTCGACCTACTCGACCAGGTACCGCGCATGGATGCACGACAAGCTGGTGCGCGCGATGAAGGACGCCGAGACGGACCGTCTGCTGAGCCTCGGCAGCGGCAACGCCGCGGTCGAGCAGGGCATCGTGCAGGCCGGGTATCGCGTCCTGGCCGTCGACGCCGTGCAGGAAGCGGTCGACATCGCCGTGGCGAAGGGTATGGAAGGGCTCTGCGCGGACGTCATGACATGGTCGCCGGAAGGCACTTGGCCGGTCGTCTACGCGGACGGGCTGCTGGGGCACCTCTACACCGAAAGCGCGGGCCTGTCGGCGGTGTTCGAGCGGATCCACTCCTGGCTGGCCGATCACGGTGGCCGGGGCACCTTCCTCGTCTCCAACGACAGCCCGGTGAACGCCGAAGCGGTTCAGGCCGCGCCCGGGGTGCCCGGCTTCTCCTGGCTCTCCGGCGAGTACATGCGTGACCAGGCGCTGGCCGCGGGCTTTTCGGATGCCGAGGTCCAGGTCTTCGACTACGAACGCCCGCTGTCCGGCAAGCGCAGCCGCGCCGTGATCACAGCGAACGTCGCGTTCTGA
- the folE gene encoding GTP cyclohydrolase I: MAVTLEPEQAPRLLDRPEGTPDPLEGLARQLLIEIGEDPDREGLADTPRRYAKWWREFIGYEAGKTETLFDSISDNQLVYVSGMLVWSLCEHHLLPFNCNLTIAYRSDKNLLGLSKFARIAHKHAHRLQVQERLVSDVADEISQITGSEDVAVIGRGEHLCMTMRGIRTPALMTSAAFRGAFAQDGPERTQLLMLAQNSGGSASH, translated from the coding sequence ATGGCTGTGACGTTGGAGCCCGAGCAGGCCCCCCGCCTGCTCGACCGCCCAGAGGGAACTCCCGATCCGCTCGAAGGCCTCGCCCGTCAGCTGCTCATCGAGATCGGCGAGGACCCGGACCGTGAAGGACTGGCCGACACCCCGCGTCGCTACGCGAAGTGGTGGCGGGAGTTCATCGGGTACGAGGCGGGAAAGACGGAGACCCTCTTCGACAGCATCAGCGACAACCAGCTGGTCTATGTCTCCGGAATGCTGGTCTGGTCGCTCTGTGAACACCATCTCCTCCCGTTCAACTGCAACCTGACGATTGCCTACCGCAGTGACAAGAACCTGCTCGGGCTGTCCAAGTTCGCGCGCATCGCGCACAAGCACGCGCATCGGCTCCAGGTGCAGGAGCGTCTGGTGTCGGACGTGGCCGACGAGATCTCGCAGATCACGGGTTCCGAGGACGTGGCCGTCATCGGACGCGGTGAGCACCTGTGCATGACGATGCGCGGTATTCGTACGCCGGCCCTGATGACCTCGGCCGCGTTCCGGGGTGCTTTCGCACAGGACGGCCCCGAACGCACACAGCTGCTGATGCTCGCCCAGAACTCCGGTGGCTCCGCCTCGCACTGA
- a CDS encoding 7-carboxy-7-deazaguanine synthase QueE: protein MKVTADIAELRDDIASTRLVVNEIFGPTVQGEGPSAGRRCAFLRLGGCNLSCRWCDTPYTWDWQGVSDTGRAFDPRTELRLRMAEDVLDELLAMTVPLIVISGGEPLNQQNRLVPVVRGLRDRGVSIEIETNGTVAPSDELVGLGVRFNVSPKLAHSGDPEHRRISPTALKRLQNTPDVAFKFVCKTSDDLTEVGRLQERFGLEPVWIMPEGKVQQDVTDNLQALADEVVRRGWNLTTRLHVLAWGDQRGV from the coding sequence GTGAAGGTCACGGCGGACATCGCCGAGTTGCGGGACGACATCGCCTCGACCCGGCTCGTGGTGAATGAGATCTTCGGGCCCACCGTGCAGGGTGAGGGCCCGTCGGCCGGACGGCGGTGCGCCTTCCTGCGCCTCGGCGGCTGCAACTTGTCGTGCAGGTGGTGCGACACGCCCTACACCTGGGACTGGCAGGGCGTCAGCGATACGGGCCGGGCCTTCGATCCCCGTACGGAACTGCGGCTGCGCATGGCCGAAGACGTGCTCGATGAATTGCTCGCCATGACGGTGCCGTTGATCGTCATCAGCGGCGGTGAACCCCTGAACCAGCAGAACCGGCTTGTTCCGGTGGTGCGCGGGTTGCGGGACCGGGGTGTGTCGATCGAGATCGAGACGAACGGCACCGTCGCCCCTTCCGACGAACTGGTCGGGCTGGGCGTGCGCTTCAACGTTTCACCCAAGCTGGCCCACTCCGGTGATCCGGAGCACCGCCGTATCAGCCCGACCGCGCTGAAAAGGCTTCAGAACACTCCGGACGTGGCATTCAAGTTCGTCTGCAAGACGTCTGACGATCTGACCGAGGTGGGCCGGCTTCAGGAGCGGTTCGGCCTCGAGCCGGTCTGGATCATGCCAGAAGGAAAAGTCCAGCAGGACGTTACCGACAACCTACAGGCGCTTGCGGACGAGGTGGTGCGGCGAGGGTGGAATCTGACCACCCGGCTGCACGTACTCGCCTGGGGCGACCAGCGAGGAGTATGA
- a CDS encoding 6-pyruvoyl trahydropterin synthase family protein, whose protein sequence is MLRITKDFQFSASHRLDHLPDDHQCARLHGHNYTVQLELSVQSRDDLTRAGFVRDYGDLADFKKWLDSELDHRHLNDVISGRNPSAENLAMWIYELWSERFSEISAVRVSETPKTWAEYRP, encoded by the coding sequence ATGCTGCGTATCACCAAGGACTTCCAGTTCTCTGCCAGCCACCGACTTGACCACCTGCCCGACGACCACCAGTGCGCCCGCCTTCACGGTCACAACTACACCGTTCAATTGGAACTCTCCGTGCAGTCGCGTGACGACCTGACACGAGCCGGCTTCGTGCGCGACTACGGTGATCTGGCGGACTTCAAGAAGTGGTTGGACTCGGAACTCGACCACCGTCATCTCAATGACGTGATCAGCGGCAGGAATCCGTCGGCGGAGAACCTGGCGATGTGGATCTACGAATTGTGGTCCGAGCGCTTCAGTGAGATCAGCGCGGTCCGGGTTTCCGAGACCCCGAAGACCTGGGCGGAGTACCGTCCGTGA
- the queC gene encoding 7-cyano-7-deazaguanine synthase QueC, translating into MPKTVVLFSGGVESTVVAHQLSREGHELRLLAIDYGQRHRREHEFARIIAEGLGASFRVIDIRQVGGLLPGNSLTDDKVAVPDYDPAIRGREFVVPNRNAILLSIAFAVAVAEQADQVAIGSIAGDAQTGDCTREFLLAFNTMERVATAELAPAGLSVVAPLIDMQKADVIRLGESLGVRWQETWSCFRGGDKQCGTCATCYDRRTAFAKAEVMDPTEYARD; encoded by the coding sequence ATGCCCAAGACGGTTGTGCTGTTTTCCGGCGGCGTGGAGTCGACCGTCGTGGCCCACCAATTGAGTCGCGAGGGCCACGAACTCCGGCTGCTGGCCATCGACTACGGGCAGCGGCACCGGCGCGAGCACGAGTTCGCCCGGATCATCGCGGAGGGACTCGGGGCATCGTTCCGCGTGATCGACATTCGGCAGGTGGGTGGTCTGCTGCCCGGGAATTCGCTGACCGACGACAAGGTCGCCGTGCCGGACTACGACCCCGCCATCCGCGGACGGGAGTTCGTGGTTCCCAACCGAAATGCCATTTTGCTGTCCATCGCCTTCGCCGTGGCGGTCGCCGAGCAGGCGGATCAGGTCGCCATCGGCTCCATAGCCGGTGACGCCCAGACCGGCGACTGCACCAGGGAGTTTCTCCTGGCCTTCAACACCATGGAACGAGTGGCCACCGCGGAACTCGCGCCGGCCGGCCTGTCCGTGGTGGCTCCCCTGATCGATATGCAGAAGGCCGACGTCATCCGTCTCGGGGAATCCCTCGGAGTGCGCTGGCAGGAGACGTGGAGCTGCTTCCGAGGAGGCGATAAGCAGTGTGGCACCTGCGCCACCTGCTACGACCGCCGGACCGCTTTCGCCAAAGCGGAAGTGATGGACCCCACCGAATATGCAAGGGACTGA
- a CDS encoding RICIN domain-containing protein, which yields MINGRRGRRVLGALFSLGLVSGLGLTATSSAVAAGGHPGSEYTSYSFPKDTGTMKEVTWTTTPLRDPGYTADVFWAHQFGLDDKTGGYIGMQSNGGAERRLVFSLWNATGSRPGDRGATCSTFHETGQGRHCVAPLGWRAGHTYVSKVAAVGHGWFKATVTDATAGTSIDLGSLKTRASGISPKGMSDWTEAFEWNNPRSTCYDQPSAAVSFGLPQGNGGTVNASVASTKISMYCKSLSRVEVTRQGSVQLNAIGNTVRGLVRHGEQCLSAPGRRTDGMSARLSDCRATIDRGWVHAADRTLRLAYGGCLTQDGDAVHVRDCKGSRELGTFGRVSDDAKRWTYDKSSMALTNVRSGRCLTAAADGRLTVGACGGGRAQKWTVPSACGAGTPSKTPESAPTPASRPAEGTTGNSASPLRSQPPAAGGSDTPTVVSPDATPEDSAPKKDISLAETGADNATLPLSIATGVLLAVGALFVWAARSRRSRSGEERANRRDHV from the coding sequence ATGATCAACGGACGTAGAGGACGCCGCGTTCTCGGCGCTCTCTTCTCGCTCGGCCTGGTGTCCGGCCTCGGCCTCACCGCCACGTCGTCGGCCGTCGCCGCAGGCGGCCACCCCGGCTCCGAGTACACCTCGTACAGCTTTCCCAAAGACACCGGCACCATGAAGGAAGTCACCTGGACGACAACCCCGCTGCGCGATCCGGGCTACACCGCCGACGTCTTCTGGGCCCACCAGTTCGGCTTGGACGACAAGACGGGCGGCTACATCGGCATGCAGAGCAACGGTGGTGCCGAGCGGCGACTCGTCTTCTCGCTCTGGAACGCCACCGGGTCCAGGCCGGGAGACCGGGGTGCCACGTGCAGCACCTTCCATGAGACGGGCCAGGGACGACACTGTGTGGCGCCGCTCGGCTGGCGGGCAGGCCATACGTATGTGTCCAAGGTCGCCGCGGTCGGGCACGGCTGGTTCAAGGCGACCGTCACCGATGCGACCGCAGGCACGTCCATCGATCTGGGCAGCCTCAAGACCAGGGCCTCCGGCATCTCCCCGAAGGGCATGTCGGACTGGACCGAGGCATTCGAGTGGAACAACCCCCGCTCCACTTGCTACGACCAGCCGAGCGCCGCCGTCTCTTTCGGCCTGCCCCAAGGCAACGGCGGCACCGTCAACGCCTCCGTCGCCTCGACCAAGATCAGCATGTACTGCAAGTCCCTGTCCAGGGTCGAGGTCACCCGGCAGGGCAGCGTGCAGCTCAACGCCATCGGCAACACCGTGCGCGGCCTCGTCCGGCACGGCGAGCAATGCCTCAGCGCCCCGGGCAGGCGCACCGACGGCATGTCCGCCAGGCTGTCCGACTGCAGGGCCACCATCGACCGGGGCTGGGTGCACGCCGCCGACCGAACCCTGCGTCTCGCGTACGGCGGCTGCCTGACCCAGGACGGTGACGCCGTCCACGTCCGCGACTGCAAGGGCTCCCGTGAGCTCGGGACGTTCGGCAGGGTTTCCGACGATGCCAAGCGCTGGACCTACGACAAGTCCTCGATGGCCCTCACGAACGTCCGGTCCGGACGCTGTCTCACCGCCGCGGCCGACGGCCGGCTGACCGTCGGGGCATGCGGTGGCGGACGGGCGCAGAAATGGACGGTCCCTTCGGCCTGCGGTGCAGGCACGCCGTCGAAGACGCCTGAGTCAGCGCCGACCCCGGCTTCCCGACCCGCCGAAGGAACCACGGGGAACTCCGCGAGCCCGCTGAGGTCGCAACCCCCCGCAGCCGGCGGTTCGGACACCCCCACGGTGGTCAGCCCCGACGCCACCCCCGAGGACAGCGCGCCGAAGAAGGACATTTCTCTCGCCGAGACAGGCGCGGACAACGCCACACTGCCGCTCAGCATCGCCACCGGCGTGCTGCTCGCCGTCGGAGCTCTGTTCGTCTGGGCCGCGAGGAGCCGCCGCTCTCGATCCGGAGAGGAGCGCGCAAACCGACGCGATCACGTCTAG
- a CDS encoding nuclear transport factor 2 family protein gives MSIYTTAVARYFEAWNAADADTLAKAVAAAWSEEGTYTDPLADVGGHEQIAAVIRAAHEQFPGFEFRLAGDVDGNHHIARFGWELVSTADGSAPVAGSDVVTLAEDGRITSVLGFLDRLPGA, from the coding sequence ATGTCGATCTACACCACTGCTGTCGCCCGTTACTTCGAGGCGTGGAACGCCGCCGACGCCGACACGCTCGCCAAGGCGGTCGCCGCGGCGTGGTCCGAAGAGGGCACCTACACCGACCCGCTGGCCGACGTGGGCGGCCACGAGCAGATCGCCGCTGTGATCCGGGCCGCGCACGAGCAGTTCCCCGGCTTCGAGTTCAGGCTGGCCGGTGACGTGGACGGCAACCACCACATCGCCCGCTTCGGCTGGGAGCTCGTGTCCACCGCCGACGGCTCCGCGCCGGTCGCCGGTTCGGACGTGGTCACCCTGGCCGAGGACGGCCGGATCACCTCCGTCCTCGGCTTCCTCGACCGGCTCCCCGGGGCGTGA
- a CDS encoding response regulator encodes MGELRPLAQDLTPESRALAMALRELFEGLEVSVRRYAARRVRDAGTFSRYLGGTRVPPWEVVMDLFTDVAEHRGMAATPDAIELVRRLHRAAVETSASPRHAVEVLEQQLAEADRDSRRSIARGDALSDALLDRKHRIADLEVRLNQLEAEWSAERARAERLAAASQDVTELLHERDQLQDEVTRLSAQLHEAQKRRDEAEQRCTLLERQLEAVEQVQTPVAAVTPTVSRAMPKVLIVDDQPDNLMAMTAVLSTLDQELVAVSSGREALKALLDHDDFAVIIMDVQMPDMDGYETAAHIKRRPRTHDVPIIFLTAMGTDPEHSARGYAAGAVDYIGKPFDPWVLRAKVAVFTGIYLEQRRLAGDQ; translated from the coding sequence GTGGGTGAGCTGCGTCCTCTCGCCCAGGACCTGACACCGGAATCCCGTGCGCTGGCCATGGCGCTGCGGGAACTGTTCGAAGGACTGGAAGTCTCGGTCCGTCGCTACGCGGCCCGCCGCGTGCGCGACGCCGGCACCTTCTCCCGCTACCTCGGCGGCACGCGCGTCCCGCCGTGGGAGGTGGTGATGGACCTGTTCACCGACGTCGCGGAGCACCGCGGCATGGCCGCCACCCCGGACGCCATCGAACTGGTCCGCCGCCTCCACCGCGCAGCCGTCGAAACCAGCGCCTCACCTCGCCACGCGGTCGAAGTACTGGAGCAGCAACTCGCCGAAGCGGACCGCGACTCACGCCGCTCCATCGCCCGCGGCGACGCACTGAGCGACGCGCTGCTGGACCGCAAACACCGCATCGCCGACCTCGAAGTGCGTCTGAACCAGCTGGAAGCCGAGTGGAGCGCGGAACGCGCACGAGCCGAGCGCTTGGCCGCGGCCAGCCAAGACGTCACCGAACTGCTCCATGAACGCGACCAGCTGCAGGACGAAGTCACCCGTCTGTCGGCCCAGCTCCACGAAGCGCAAAAACGGCGCGACGAAGCGGAACAGCGCTGCACTCTGCTGGAACGGCAGCTGGAAGCGGTCGAACAGGTGCAGACCCCCGTCGCCGCCGTGACCCCGACGGTCTCACGGGCCATGCCCAAGGTCCTCATCGTCGACGATCAGCCGGACAATCTGATGGCCATGACCGCCGTCCTGTCCACCCTCGACCAAGAACTGGTCGCCGTCTCCTCGGGCCGCGAAGCCCTCAAGGCCCTCCTCGACCACGACGACTTCGCAGTGATCATCATGGACGTCCAGATGCCCGATATGGATGGCTATGAGACCGCCGCCCACATCAAACGACGCCCGCGCACCCACGACGTGCCCATCATCTTCCTCACCGCCATGGGTACCGACCCCGAACACTCTGCCCGCGGTTACGCCGCCGGCGCGGTCGACTACATCGGCAAGCCCTTCGATCCCTGGGTCCTGCGCGCCAAAGTCGCGGTGTTCACGGGCATCTACCTCGAACAACGGCGCCTGGCCGGAGACCAGTGA
- a CDS encoding SpoIIE family protein phosphatase: protein MSEAGWSFADHGWADTRRPGDEPSQPSGLMDLLGVAAVLLDAEGRIVLWSPQAEELYGYSSEEALGQYAAQLLVHAEQWDWVISKFAEVMETGQSWAGTFPVRCKDGGTRLVELRNMRLLDDHGEFYALGLGTDSLRLRQMERDVAFSTRLISQSPIGIAIFDTALRYLAVNPALERIHGVPAQEHLGHHYREVMKDARFEVPEAAMRHVLETGISLVDQATVLSSTATDPEYPHAWSISVYRLEDARGHVLGVAELVLDVTDRYRSAMQASQTRRRLALIADGSARIGTTLEVDQTARELAEVAVPAFADVAAVDVLDSVLDEHRPASGRGPALFRTLAVKAAYPTEAVKAAESPGRIAAYDADRLATRCVRTGRPILIPHADGNDLSRIARDEHAALFLARGGVHSYMAVPLTARGTVLGCLELVRARDPGPFDEDDLAIAAELASRAAVCIDNARAHQSVRNAAETLQRSLLPTAPPDLPGLRVACRYRPAQAAYEIGGDWYDVLPLGGDRTALVVGDVMGSGIDAAAAMGRLRTATAAFADLNLDPARILEQLDSITSGLERYIATCVYSVYDPHRGVCRIANAGHLPPVLVRSREHPRLLDLPSGVPLGVGGVPFETTTLVFGRGDQLVLYTDGLVETRHHSIEARLDTLLHLLDTPDRDLEETCDRLLDGLRHPDNHDDVALLIARAEPFAPQPCTPSPTVSE, encoded by the coding sequence ATGAGCGAAGCCGGATGGTCCTTCGCGGACCACGGCTGGGCGGATACCCGCCGGCCAGGGGACGAGCCGTCACAGCCGAGCGGGCTGATGGACCTCCTCGGTGTCGCGGCGGTGCTGCTGGACGCCGAGGGGCGGATCGTTCTGTGGAGTCCGCAGGCCGAGGAGCTGTACGGCTACTCCTCCGAGGAGGCGCTCGGGCAGTACGCCGCACAGCTGCTCGTTCACGCAGAGCAATGGGACTGGGTGATCAGCAAATTCGCCGAGGTCATGGAGACCGGGCAGAGCTGGGCCGGCACGTTTCCCGTGCGGTGCAAGGACGGCGGCACGCGGCTGGTGGAGCTTCGCAACATGCGGCTGCTGGACGACCACGGCGAGTTCTACGCCCTGGGGCTCGGTACCGACTCGCTCCGACTACGTCAGATGGAGCGCGATGTCGCGTTCTCCACGCGGCTGATCTCCCAGTCGCCCATCGGGATCGCGATTTTCGACACCGCTCTGCGGTACCTGGCCGTCAACCCCGCCCTTGAGCGCATCCACGGCGTTCCCGCCCAAGAGCACCTCGGCCATCACTACCGCGAGGTCATGAAGGACGCGAGATTCGAGGTGCCCGAGGCCGCGATGCGTCATGTCCTGGAGACCGGGATCTCCCTGGTGGACCAGGCCACCGTGCTGAGCTCCACCGCGACTGATCCGGAGTACCCGCATGCCTGGTCGATCTCGGTGTACCGGTTGGAGGACGCCCGGGGGCATGTTCTGGGAGTGGCCGAACTGGTACTGGACGTCACCGACCGTTACCGGTCGGCGATGCAGGCCAGCCAGACGCGGCGGCGTCTGGCGCTGATCGCCGACGGCTCCGCCCGCATCGGCACCACTCTGGAGGTCGACCAGACGGCCCGGGAACTGGCGGAGGTAGCCGTTCCCGCGTTCGCCGACGTGGCCGCCGTCGATGTGCTCGACTCCGTCCTCGACGAACACCGCCCCGCCTCCGGCCGCGGCCCCGCCCTCTTCCGCACCCTCGCGGTGAAAGCCGCCTACCCCACCGAAGCGGTGAAGGCAGCCGAATCGCCCGGCCGGATCGCCGCCTACGACGCCGACCGTCTGGCCACCCGTTGCGTGCGCACCGGCCGGCCCATCCTGATCCCCCACGCCGACGGGAACGACCTGTCACGCATCGCCCGCGACGAGCACGCGGCCCTGTTCCTCGCCCGTGGCGGGGTGCACTCCTACATGGCCGTCCCCCTCACCGCCCGCGGCACCGTCCTCGGTTGCCTGGAGCTGGTCCGCGCCCGGGATCCGGGGCCCTTCGACGAGGACGACCTCGCCATCGCGGCCGAGCTGGCCTCCCGCGCCGCGGTATGCATCGACAACGCCCGCGCGCACCAGAGCGTGCGCAACGCGGCCGAGACCCTGCAACGCAGTCTGCTCCCGACCGCCCCGCCCGACCTGCCCGGTCTGCGCGTCGCGTGCCGGTACCGGCCTGCGCAGGCAGCCTACGAGATCGGCGGCGACTGGTACGACGTACTCCCGCTCGGTGGCGACAGGACGGCGCTCGTCGTGGGCGACGTGATGGGCAGCGGTATAGACGCCGCCGCCGCCATGGGGCGCCTGCGCACCGCCACGGCCGCCTTCGCCGACCTCAACCTCGACCCCGCACGCATCCTCGAACAGCTCGACTCGATCACCTCCGGGCTGGAGCGGTACATCGCCACCTGCGTGTACTCCGTCTACGATCCCCACCGCGGCGTGTGCCGCATTGCCAACGCCGGGCACCTGCCGCCCGTCCTCGTCCGCAGCCGCGAGCACCCTCGGCTCCTCGACCTGCCCAGCGGCGTCCCACTCGGAGTCGGCGGTGTCCCGTTCGAAACGACCACTCTGGTCTTCGGGCGCGGCGACCAGCTGGTTCTCTACACCGACGGACTGGTCGAGACCCGCCACCACTCCATCGAGGCACGCCTCGACACCCTCCTCCATCTCCTCGACACGCCCGACCGCGACCTGGAGGAAACCTGCGACCGGCTCCTCGACGGGCTCCGGCACCCTGACAACCACGACGACGTCGCCCTGCTCATCGCCCGCGCAGAACCCTTCGCACCTCAGCCGTGCACACCTTCACCAACCGTTTCCGAGTGA